From Nitratidesulfovibrio vulgaris str. Hildenborough, a single genomic window includes:
- a CDS encoding response regulator yields the protein MNGARLLLVDDEEGIRTVLSLVLADMGHDVRTAANGNEALALLHDRPADVVLTDVRMPGMDGLALLAAVREAWPDTGVIMLTGHGDMELAVKSLRLGATDFLTKPVGDEALSVALDRAFERRRLRMALRAHTEHLEALVEARTRELVEAERLAGMGETAAMLAHAIKNIASSLEGGLFVLGKGIELGRRDYLEDGWGLVREHVARVRDLALHLLNLGKPLTGDAAPVDPDAPVREVVQLLTARARERGVALSMAYGAGPTPLVLDGEAVRRVLTDLILNAIEAFSLPEGRSGEAAVHVSSFRAEWLDGRAAVRYVVRDNGPGLPMRLRPERREEAVAALLAGCLAGHGDLSPSVVPSQGEDCAPVDAAGTGKGTGTGMGALSAEASTGTHPVADVAMGGGDAALQLSPVSDDGIVLGGGGGASVFPSPGDDPARWGVDAVTGEALRGRLQTTKQGGSGVGLLTVRRIVHELGGEFRLGDAEGGGCEATVALPVAHS from the coding sequence ATGAACGGTGCACGGTTGCTGCTTGTGGACGATGAAGAGGGCATTCGCACCGTCCTTTCGCTGGTACTCGCTGACATGGGCCACGACGTGCGGACGGCCGCCAACGGCAACGAGGCCCTTGCCCTGCTGCATGACCGCCCCGCCGATGTCGTGCTGACGGATGTGCGGATGCCCGGTATGGACGGACTGGCGCTTCTGGCGGCAGTCCGCGAGGCATGGCCCGACACGGGGGTCATCATGCTCACCGGGCATGGTGACATGGAACTGGCGGTGAAAAGCCTGCGACTGGGGGCTACCGATTTCCTGACCAAGCCTGTGGGGGACGAGGCGCTGTCCGTCGCGCTGGACCGGGCCTTCGAACGGCGGCGACTGCGCATGGCGCTGCGTGCCCATACAGAGCACCTCGAGGCGCTCGTGGAAGCGCGAACGCGTGAGCTTGTGGAGGCCGAACGTCTTGCAGGCATGGGCGAGACCGCTGCCATGCTGGCGCATGCCATCAAGAACATCGCCTCGTCGCTGGAGGGCGGGCTGTTCGTGCTTGGCAAGGGCATCGAACTTGGCAGGCGCGACTACCTTGAGGACGGCTGGGGTCTCGTGCGTGAGCATGTGGCCCGTGTGCGCGACCTCGCGTTGCATCTGCTCAACCTTGGCAAGCCGCTCACTGGTGATGCCGCACCCGTCGACCCGGACGCCCCCGTGCGCGAAGTCGTACAATTGCTGACAGCCCGTGCCCGTGAACGCGGAGTCGCGCTCTCGATGGCGTACGGTGCAGGGCCGACGCCTCTGGTGCTGGACGGTGAAGCTGTGCGACGGGTGCTGACCGACCTCATCCTCAACGCCATCGAGGCGTTCAGCTTGCCGGAAGGCCGTTCCGGAGAGGCTGCCGTGCATGTGTCCTCGTTTCGCGCGGAATGGCTCGATGGTCGCGCAGCCGTGCGTTACGTCGTGCGGGATAACGGGCCGGGGCTGCCGATGCGCTTGCGGCCCGAACGCCGGGAGGAGGCTGTGGCCGCCTTGCTGGCGGGGTGCCTTGCCGGGCATGGCGACCTGTCGCCGTCGGTCGTTCCCTCACAGGGTGAGGACTGTGCGCCGGTTGATGCTGCAGGTACGGGCAAGGGCACGGGCACAGGGATGGGCGCGCTGTCGGCGGAGGCTTCAACGGGGACGCACCCTGTCGCAGACGTTGCCATGGGGGGAGGCGATGCCGCGCTGCAGCTGTCACCAGTCTCTGATGACGGCATCGTACTTGGCGGCGGAGGAGGGGCGTCCGTTTTCCCCTCACCGGGTGACGACCCGGCCCGTTGGGGCGTTGACGCGGTCACAGGTGAAGCACTCCGGGGGCGTTTGCAAACGACCAAACAAGGAGGCAGTGGCGTCGGACTGCTGACCGTGCGGCGAATCGTCCATGAACTGGGCGGGGAGTTTCGCCTCGGCGATGCGGAAGGGGGCGGGTGCGAGGCGACCGTCGCGCTGCCTGTCGCCCACTCCTAG